A window of Planctomycetota bacterium genomic DNA:
CCGGCCAAGCACTTGGAAACGGTCTTCGATGCGGACTACGACGAAGTGGTGCTGCTCCGCGACATTCCGTTCGCCAGCGTCTGCGAGCATCACCTGTTGCCCTTCATCGGTCGAGCCCACGTGGCCTATCTACCGAAGGGCAAAGTGGTTGGCCTTTCGAAGCTGGCACGTCTGGTCGAGGGTTTTGCACGTCGGCCTCAGATTCAGGAGCAGCTGACGGTGCAGATTTGCGAGTCGCTGATGACGGCGCTCGAGCCCAAGGGCGCGGCCGTGGTCGTGGAGGCGGTGCACTCGTGCATGACGATGCGCGGCGTGAAGAAGACGGGGGCGACGATGATCACCAGCAGCCTTCGTGGGCTCTGCCGAAGCGACGCCCGCACGCGTAGTGAGATCATGAGCCTGATTCGTCCCAACGCCTCGGGCAACATGGGCGGCGGCTGCGGCGGGTGATCGGGTCATACGCTGCGTCATGAGCGACAACGTTCAACAGGAGCGGATCGAGCAGTTCCGCAAGATGGCCGCCGACGACCCGGGCAACGAGCTCGGGCACCTGTCGCTGGGTCGCGAACTCCTCAAGGCCGGCCAGGCATCCGAGGCCGCGGAGAGCTTTCGCCGAACGCTCGAAATCAACGACCGGTTCAGCAAGGCCTACGAGCTGCTGGGTGATGCGCTGGTCGCGATGGACAAGCCCGACGACGCGGCCACAGTCCTAAAACGCGGCGTCGTCGTCGCAGCCGAGCGCGGCGATCGCATGCCACGCGAGGCGATGGAGAAGAAGCTCACCGAGATGGGTCAAGAGGTGCCCGACGTCTCGGAGGTCCGCAAGGTCGAGGTCGGCGAGGGCCAGGTCCTCGACGCGCGCACCGGCGAGCCGGGCCCGCGCCTGCCGCGCCAGCCGATGAAGGGGCCGCTGGGCGAGGTCATCTTCGCCAACGTCTCAGCCACGACGTGGCGCGAGTGGATTGGCATGGGCACCAAGGTCATCAACGAGTTGCGTCTGCCGATGACCGACCCTCGCGCCCGCCAGACCTACGACGACC
This region includes:
- a CDS encoding Fe(2+)-trafficking protein; amino-acid sequence: MSDNVQQERIEQFRKMAADDPGNELGHLSLGRELLKAGQASEAAESFRRTLEINDRFSKAYELLGDALVAMDKPDDAATVLKRGVVVAAERGDRMPREAMEKKLTEMGQEVPDVSEVRKVEVGEGQVLDARTGEPGPRLPRQPMKGPLGEVIFANVSATTWREWIGMGTKVINELRLPMTDPRARQTYDDHMIDFLNIRELYEEAKAKG
- the folE gene encoding GTP cyclohydrolase I FolE, whose amino-acid sequence is MPADEPLDDEPLPLNPAEIDYGRISAAVREILLAIGEDPDRDGLKRTPHRVAKAYSEMFAGLQEEPAKHLETVFDADYDEVVLLRDIPFASVCEHHLLPFIGRAHVAYLPKGKVVGLSKLARLVEGFARRPQIQEQLTVQICESLMTALEPKGAAVVVEAVHSCMTMRGVKKTGATMITSSLRGLCRSDARTRSEIMSLIRPNASGNMGGGCGG